In Gemmatimonadota bacterium, the following are encoded in one genomic region:
- a CDS encoding AraC family transcriptional regulator: MQTDTTLALLRYPYTHLEPLRAADPWPSECGCLVVWRLEDAAAQQADMAYVLTRPAFLPLAVVLPPADEIEPAVPLIEELPSLRPRIVLPTRRLVTPDRLRYLLAQIPPNVPRSLVDHLRFRSLLPTLRVREEVTRIIELSPTTRSISALSRRMYTSRRTLGRVFSGAGLPAPSHWLQFGRLMHVVVQIQNSDRIPINRIAMRAAYPDGFTMSNQMKRLLGVRPSDVRERLGWEWVVESWIRSEMQRGGIDAGRYRLN, translated from the coding sequence GTGCAGACCGACACGACGCTCGCGTTGCTACGTTACCCGTACACCCACCTGGAGCCGCTGCGCGCCGCGGATCCTTGGCCCTCGGAGTGCGGCTGCCTCGTCGTATGGCGGCTGGAGGACGCCGCCGCGCAGCAGGCGGACATGGCGTACGTCCTGACCCGGCCGGCTTTCCTTCCGCTCGCAGTGGTGCTTCCACCCGCCGACGAAATCGAGCCCGCCGTGCCGCTGATCGAGGAGCTGCCTTCCCTGCGCCCGCGCATCGTGCTGCCTACCAGGCGCCTGGTGACGCCCGACCGCCTCCGGTACCTGCTGGCCCAGATCCCGCCCAACGTCCCGCGGTCCCTGGTGGACCACCTCCGCTTCCGCAGCCTGCTGCCCACGCTGCGCGTGCGCGAGGAGGTGACGCGCATCATCGAGCTATCGCCCACCACGCGGTCCATCTCCGCGCTTTCGCGCCGCATGTACACGTCGCGGCGCACGCTGGGGCGCGTGTTTTCCGGAGCGGGCCTACCCGCACCCTCCCACTGGCTCCAGTTCGGGCGACTGATGCACGTCGTCGTCCAGATCCAGAACTCGGACCGGATACCCATCAACAGGATAGCCATGCGGGCCGCCTACCCGGATGGCTTCACCATGAGCAATCAGATGAAGCGGTTGCTGGGCGTACGCCCCTCGGACGTGAGAGAGCGGCTGGGTTGGGAGTGGGTGGTGGAGTCCTGGATCCGGTCGGAAATGCAGCGCGGAGGCATCGATGCCGGTCGATACCGGCTCAACTAA